Part of the Sander lucioperca isolate FBNREF2018 unplaced genomic scaffold, SLUC_FBN_1.2 Unpl_48, whole genome shotgun sequence genome, gtgttaggagctccacacagtctgacgagaaagtggcaacctccatacccagtgaaagtcatcgtttctcggttactggactccgcggagctccggagctgctagctaggctatgtgtcccatttaatcctatgggaacgatcgttgctacactttcggcataactttcgtatatttacagtttgaatttcgtcacgccacttacataacatctaccccaaggtcttataaagctaactatggtgtccaatttcatttaatgactttttgtgaacattaggggtttcgttagctgcgactgtccctccaatggacacacatgatatgctccgtaaagttcagctaacacatagctagctactagcattagcgcttgtaGACTGTATCACCGAGTATACAAATTTGCGTGTattgtagaatggtcggcatttaacagtcacaactccaccagcagttagttggatacaagcaccccccatttctgcaccaggcagtcAGTGTTAACACAGCTCACCTCCACTAGCTAGCCTTACTCGGCGACAGAGCTAGTAGAGTAGCTAGACtgggtagctggatagtccgatacagcaattgtttccacaacaacaaaaacacagcagtctctgaactcgcgttggagTTTCGTtggttggatgtagtccagtttgttgtctaatgagcggacgcttgcaagcaggattgatggaacaggtggctgACTAGCGTTAGTTTTCCACAGGCAAACTCGTTCAACGTcccccgctgatgatgtcccttcACCGCCAGAGGCATCGAGCTGcaccgctggtctccatagccgGCGGGTGAAGCTGTGtggagtattccgtctgtaataaagtgtcctgcatattctccgaataaatctatctatctaaagttttgATGCTGAGAAGCACTAAGCTACgcgaggattcaagatggctgacagtcGTTTTGGTTCGTGAGATTCGGAGAATGCCGGAGTCCAACCCCCTACGGGctatgcggaagtagctcctagtactggctgtagtcctttgcctctgggcaaaaatcttccgtgacgcaaaaatcgtcgttttacgtcatcggaagattttttgcaGACCCACAATCCAGAGATCTCTCCTCTCAGGgagacatgagggagggaagcacggtcattcaaaaatactaccgtgtttctactgatacgaagctcaatgctaaatcggtgaagtatccctttaagtttaaatatgcaaatgactTTAGAATAAATTAGATATTTTTACGCAATACATAACGTGTTTGTGGATGTTTGACTGCATGTTGCTCTCCACACACAGACGCCattttctcttcttcctcctcctcctcctcctctccttgcCTGAAGGATGCGGTTGCCGCGGTAACCAGACAGTCcccagggagacagagagagagagagagagagatgcatgcTGGGAGTGGGGGTGGTTGACTTTCTTTGTTCAGACACATGATGCACTTTTAATGTAAATACATGCAGCGTTTAATATATTATTAGGTCAATcaaggggaaacgccagagcagggggaatgagagggggaacgccagagcagggggaatgagagggggaacgccagagcagggggaatgagagggggaacgccagagcagggggaatgagaggggggaaacgccagagcagggggaatgagagggggaaacaccagagcagggggaatgagagggggaacgccagagcagggggaatgagagggggaacgccagagcagggggaatgagaggggggaaacgctaGAGCAGGGAATGAGAGAGAGTCTTTGTCTTCCTGTTTCTCTTCACCGTTGTCTCATATCGGGGTCACCCGCATCAGATCATCCGTCGCCATAGCAACTGCACCTTTTAATGCTCGTTTCATGTCTCCGTCTGATTCGTTATCCTCCCGGGAATTTCTTCCCCAGCATGCTTTGCCAGCGACTGCAGCAGTGagctgagtgtgtgcgtgtgtgtgtgtgtgtgtgtgtgtgtgtgtgtgtgtgtgtgtgtgtgtgtcagctgatacagagagagacatcacTGGATGGAAATGTGTCACCATGGCGATGGTTGGGGGGGGGTTGTATAATATGTCTGTCAGCAGGTTTCTGATGAGTAACACAGGAGACCTTCACACacatttctcctcctctctctctctcttcctctctttcctcctcctcttcctctctctcttcctctctctcctcctcttcctctctctcctcctctctctcttcctctctcttcctcctctctcctcctcctcctcctctctcctctctctcttcctctctctcctcctctctctcttcctcctctctcctcctcctcctcctctctctcttcttctctctcctcctctctcttcctcctcttcctctctctcctcctcctcttcctctctctcctcctctctcttcctcctcttcctctctctcctcctcctcttcctctctctcctcctctctctcttcctctctcttcctcctctctcctcctcctctctctcttcctctctcctcctctctctcttcctctctattcctcctctctcctcctcctcctctctctcctcctctctctcttcctctctcttcctcctctctcctcctcctcctctctctcttcctctctctcctcctctctctcttcctctctattcctcctcttcctctctctcctcctcctcttcctctctgtgcaGCAGATGGCTCCCAGCGAGTGTCTGATCGACTCTCTCTCCGTGTTTCCGTCTGTTAGAGAACCAGTTATCTAACTTTGTCCTGAGGCTGTTTCCATCTCTCTGTTTCCATCTCTCCGTTTCCATCTCTCCGTTTCCATCTCTCCATTTCCATCTGTTTCCATCTCTCCATTTCCATCTCTCCGTTTCCATCTCTCTGATCCATCTCTCTgtttccatatatatatatatatatatatatatatatatgaaaagacagtctatataaatgctgaaatgtagtgaagtgtCAATATACAATTAGTGCAAATTTGTGGTCTGGTTAGTGATATAGGTCACTAGGTTGTTGATGAAATAACGTATAATTAATGAGAAAACGACGACTGTGAGCAGAAcagagctgctgctcctgtgcTCATTCACGCATTATCATCATTATATGCATCGCGTGTCTCACAGATAACTGTGTACGAGCAGAGCGGGCAGGATTTACaggatcagtgtgtgtgtgtgtgtgtgtgtgtgtgtgtgcgtgtgtgtgtgtgtgtgtgtgtgtgtgtgtgcgtgtgtgcgtgtgtgtgtgtgtgtgtgtgtgtgtgtgtgtgtgtgtgcgtgtgtgcgtgtgtgtgtgtgtgtgtgtgtgtgtgcgtgcgtgtgtgtgaaatAGGCTGATTAAAGCCGTCCCCTCTGTGTCCTGCAGGAGGCGCTGCGCTGTGTAAAGATGGCCGCCGTGGCTTCCTACGACCAGCTGGCCCACCAGGTGGAGGCGCTCCGCAAGGAGAACTCACACCTGAGGAGAGAGCTGGAGGACAACTCCCAGCACCTGTCCAAACTGGAGACAGAGACCTCCGGCATGAaggtctgtctatctgtctgtctgtctgtctgtctgtctgtctgtgtgtgtgtgtgtgtgtgtgtgtgtgtgtgtgtgtgtgtgtgtgtgtgtgtgtgtgtgtgtgtgtgtgtgtgtctgtctgtctgtctctctgtctctctctctgtctgtctgtctgtgtgtgtgtgtgtgtgtgtgtgtgtgtgtctgtgtctgtctgtgtctttctgtctttctgtctttctgtctgtctgtctgtctgtctgtctgtctgtctgtctgtctgtctgtctgtcccctcTGTGCAGGAATAAATGTTCATTAAAATGCTTGTGTTTATAAGAATTGTAACTGACCTGCTGCCTGAATCTAAAGTCAGCTACACGTTTCTGAAAATAATCgtgacacagaaagagagaaaaatctCCTGTTAAGACCCAAAGCTGCTGCACATTAATcctctcaacacacacacacacacacacacacacacacacacacagacagacacacacacacacacacacacacacacacagacagacacacacacacacacacacacacacacacacacacacacacacagacacacacacacacacacacacacacacacacacacacacacacacacagacacacacacacacagacacacacacacacacacacacacacagacacacacacacacacacacacacacacacacacacacagacacacacacacacacacacacacacacacagacacacacacacagacacacacacacacacagacacacacacacacacacacacacacacacacacacacacacacacacacacacacacacagacacacacacacacacacacacacacacagacacacacacacacagacacacacacacacacagacacacacacacacacacacacacacacacacacacacacacacacacacacacacaccccagggggcatccttaccagatgcccaaaccacccagtgaaggatattagaagatctttcccggtgatggctgagcgttactgagcagcctccaactgagcttgaagacgtagatgtgacgtgagcaacctgtctgaaagttggaagtcttctggtagctgtgccaagagaaatctcaatcattcccaatctagcagagacggagagcgtaggtatatgtaaggagataacatagacacaggctaattattgatcactaaaatgatagttaacattagtaattaaacttaaacagctaatggaagtccaaactgcctgagagcttctcctgtactatacggtaattcctctactatgagacagtaagtctcgtggttatgacccattcgttagcctatttttataaaaacgtctgctacggagccataacgtgagctacaaggtaatggagccttttatacattgtcgtgtttctttagaaataaacaacggacaaatagagtctttaaactcttcagatgtaaagttattctctgacaaagtgacgccaaaatgaatggcagtcaatgggatgctaacgggaggtgatggcttggtagcatcaaaatggcgccgtaggaggttcgcggtccgaggagaagctgacccccttggtctGAATGAATGAACGAGGCGTTCAGGTGTCCCTTCCAGTCTGtaaatgtgtgtctctgtctctgtctggtgATGCAGGAGGTGTTGAAGCAGCTGCAGAGTAAACTGGAGCAGGAGGCGGGAACTCTGGCCTCGTCGGGACGGAGCGACGTGCTGCACCAACTCAAAGGTCCCAATCACTGCTTTACACTGTCCTAATGTCCAATCACTGTtataaaggagaattccggccaatttttacgttaatcttgatcgctataactATGCTGGTACTTTCGTTTGAAAAAACTCGAGCTGAATCGGTGTGGTCAACaaggagtagctgcagctacgtatagtagcgtccactgagctaacacggcctttgtgcctcttaacagacacaaaatgcaattaaaatgtctgcgCAACATGagcagggcccttacgtgacaaaaagatgcgttttcaactcagacattgtttaaattcacctaccctgtctctgtcctgcctgtagctagctcgccctgctagccctaaccctaaccctaaccctaaccctaagctTAATtgaatttacaataactttgtgtattttctttatagtcactttttattgtatttttttccacaatgattttttttaattataacaaGACATGAAGAGAAGAAACATAATTATAAACATCCCCTTTGAACTTGTATTTTAATTGGGTGTTAgtacaatgatataaaataaaattatctaGCAGTAAAAGTGATACAAATTACATCATACCAAATTAACTAAAAGTGCACCATATAGTCTGATTTCTCTCGAAGTGTACtggatgtgtgcatgcatgttagTGGGATGGGTTTTTACAGGATgatttttccatttttccatGGCAGAATACGGTGCATGAAACTACAGCAGCATGACAGCCACATCGGGCGATTGTCACACTTGCCTGCACACTTACATACTTTGAGCAGACTTGGTGGTAAGGGCTTCAGACATTGTGATGGCAGGAGTGTGCCAAAGAGCTCCTTCTATCCATGTTCCATTGGCTCTAGTCTTGCTTTGGGGTCCTTAGCTGTTGCAAGCAAGTGGCATGCCGTATGAATGAGAAAAGCCCCTCATTGGATGTGGCCTCTGATCCCACTACTTGTGGGAGGGAGAGCATCAATTCCAGCACTTCCACTTGTGTAGATTTCTACCCTGAAGTCATCAAATGTCTtactgtccgtccacaccgccgccgacttgagctgcaaagaagctctggccgcccggtcgaggacgctggtcagaaagtccggggaagctgtttgaggctttggccgctctgacgtagcagcattctatgttcatcatggaaaaagatcaagcagccactgcacggccaatacactgacactagaaaccttttataaatgacatatataatgacagaatgtgtattggttgttggtcgcagcggcgctcgttagccgctgaaccgcagcagcgtgcaggcagagcgagcagccgccagctgttgatccgtgcaggacttcaccgtgagcggactgtttagagaccatgtgaccggcaggtaacgttaactggtccctatacgcaaatatcataaatgatagggaacccagcaacagccatgatgagcttctcctcctttttctctgaactaatgttttggtaggaaccaaagtttacatcgtatgtttttctgggatcagccagcgtgaaggacgtctatattctgattggttgccgctgaaccgcgtcatagctcattaccataaagttgacctactttcaactttctgattgacgctctggtcgctcaaaacgcccaaaacgtgacgccgacagatctgccgctccttgcagctgagagaagcagcttccattgaaaatgaatgacttcctgtatctttagaagatcaagtcggccgcggtgtggacggacagaTAGCTGTTGTAGTTGACCTGGCCCCAGCCCAGACACGCACCAAGTACTTCTCAGCAAACGCTGCATCTTGCTCTGTCAAGGTGTCTGCCTCTCCAAACTTGGCTAAGTATTGGACAGGATCCCCACTTTGCTCATACAGTCATCTCCAGTCAGGATATGTGCTTTAATCAGTGTCTTTGACAGTCACGCACCAAGACAAGAGAATGCTTGATGGAGTGGAAGCATTCGGCGCCTCTCACCAGTGCCATACTGCTAGTATGGGCTGTAGTGGAGAagtggagggagggagtgatggagggagggagtagTAGTTCTGGTTCAGGACTAATGGATGTCAGTGTGAGCGTCCGCTGGGGACCGATCGTTAATGAATCGACCTGATTGGCTGCAGCTGCTCTGCCTCGTTATGACTCGTCcagttaaacagttaatttATTCGTCAGTTTGTCTGGAATTAAATTTCCTTTAATTTGGTTTAACTGCAGCAGCTGATGATGAGATTACAGGAATTATTCTGAttgtggagagagggagggaaggatgaagggaagggaggaagggagggagggagggaagggaggaagggagggagggagggagggagggagggagggagggagggaggaagggagggaggaaggaaggaaggacctttattatatgtatatatgtatattatggGATGTTTCCTCAGAGCTCCACATGGACCTGACTAACTACTATGAGCTGAAGCATCAGCCTCACAACCTGCGGCTGCTGGCGGACAGCCTGGGGGGGGCGGAGCCTCCCAGCAGAGCGCCGTCCCGTCTGAGCACGGCGTCCGGGGCCGAGGCCGCTGCCGCCATGATGCCGCATCACTTCCTGGACGGAGCGCCGCCTAAAACAGCTGTGATCAGCGGAGCGGACGGACGGATGAGCGACCATCACCAAGAGGAACTGTACAAGGAGAGGTgggatataaatatattattattattattaaagaggaaatggaaggaaggaagggagaaagaaagggagagaggaaagggaagaagggagagagggaaggaagggaATAAGGACAAAAGGAAAAGAAGTAAGGAAAGGTTTATTATTCTAAGTAtcagacaacattatgggatggatccctacagagatagaccttttagttaaagactaagatccttttagtttaacatgaaacagccacGAAATCAcaatcaccaaactacaccagactccatgtaaataatcaggacttttagcgtgtatagagccagcatatttccaccagactccatgtaaataatcaggacttttagcgtgtatagagccagcatatttccaccagactccatgtaaataatcaggacttttagcgtgtatagagccagcatattcccACATGTAagtgggtgaattaagggtttatttcaaccaaaccagagtggtgattgttggaacagtggaaagatgaaccaagacggcttttgatagtttaatttagtttttgtccactttgaatgaagtgtgttgtacgatgataaaagtactgattatttacatggagtctggtgtagtttggcgatgatggtgatttcagggctgtttcatgttaaacccaccagagtccatgtaaataatcagtacttttatttaCCCTGTCACTGCCCTTTAAGAGGCTACCTCAACAATATGTTTAGATATTTAGGGTTTTGTTGGCGTTAACGTGTGCGTGGCCGTCTGCAGGAACCTGCTGCTCGGGGAGATCGACCGCGAGGAGAGGGAGCGCTGCTGGTACTTCAGCCAGCTGGAGGCGCTGTCACAGAGACTGGCTCAACTTCCTCGCATTGACACGGTGAGAACACGCACACATGCgcgtatacacacatatatacacacacacacacacacacacacacacacacatatacacacacacacacatatacggcacgcacgcacacacacatacacacaaacatagacacacatgcacgcacacatgacacacacacatacacatacatacacatgcacgcacagatACATGcacgaatacacacacacacatataccgcacgcacacacatatacacacaaaaatagacacacacgcacgcacacatacacacacacatatacacatgcacgcacgcacagatacacgcacatacacacacacacataccgcacgcacacacacacatacacacacacgcacatacacacacacacataccgcacgcacacacacacatacacacacacgcacatacatacacacacataccgcacgcacgcacagatacacacaaacatagacacacatgcacgcacacatgatacacacacacacacatacatacacatgcacgcacacgtcGCACAGATACACGCACGCGCATATACACATaccgcacatacacacacacatacacacacatatacacatgcacgcacatacacgcagatacacacacacacacacataccgcacgcacacacacacacacacacacacacacacacacacacacacacacacacacacgtctttcATATCCAAGATAAACTGCTATTTTATCTGAACTATCCCTAATGGAATCCATaatgaatcaaatcaaatcgATTCAGGAAATCACTGGTGATGCCCCGCCCTAGTGCTGACccgtttcctgtttcctgtgtggtgttgtagttttctcTGCAGATGGATCTGATCCGGCAGCAGCTGGAGTTCGAGGCGCAGCAGGTCCGATCCGTGATGGAGGAACGCTTCGGCACCAGCGACGAGATGGTTCAGAGAACGCAGGTGAGAGCGAGGCGGCTGATTGGTTCAGAGGACGCAGGTGAGAGCGAGGCGGCTGATTGGTTCAGAGGACGCAGGAGAGAGCGAGGCGGCTGATTGGACACTCGCTTACAccgaaaaaagtttaaacattttgagaaaaaaaagtcgGAATATGTGAAGATAAAATGTTGGACGATTAGGAGAAAAAAAGCCCAAGTTTTAGAAAACAAATTGAgaatttttttgtgtgaatattttaagGAATGTATTACGTCATCAGAGAcacattaaaataatataaatataactttattaatagTTGAGTTGTTGATGGGATGAAACGCAGACAGCTGGTTGGTGGAAACATCTGGACATGTCtgaactgtatgtgtgtgtgtgtgtgtgtgtgtgtgtctgtgtgtgtgtgtgtgtgtgtctgtgtgtgtgtgtgtgtgtgtgtgtgtgtgtgtgtgtgtgtgtgtctgtgtctgtgtgtgtgtgtgtgtgtgtgtctgtgtgtgtgtgtgtgtgtgtgtgtgtgtgtctgtgtgtgtgtgtctgtgtgtgtgtgtgtgtgtgtgtgtgtgtgtatgtgtgtgtgtgtgtgtgtgtgtgtgtgtgtgtgtgtgtgtctgtgtgtgtgtgtgtgtgtgtgtgtgtgtgtgtgtgtgtgtgtctgtgtgtgtgtgtgtgtgtttgtgtgtgtgtgtgtgtgtgtgtgtgtgtgtgtgtgtgtgtgtgtctgtgtgtgtctgtgtgtgtgtatgtgtgtgtctgtgcagatACGTGTTGCTCGTCTGGAACAGCTGGAGAAGGAGCTACAGGAGGCCCGAGGGAGTCAAGAGACCCAGCTACAGGTCAGCCACACATTACtttacaatacacacacattaaagtCAGATGGAACGGTGGATTTGGAGAATGGTGTCACTCCTCTAGCAGAGATCACTCCGTTAGCAGTCACATGTCTGTGCGGTTCACTGCAGCAGCCGTTCCCAGTCTAACTCCACCTGGCTCAGCGACACGGAGCCGTCGTACGCCCATACCCAGAACGCCGGGTACAGCGGCTCGGTGAAGTTGTCTCTGAAGGTGTGAAGGTGCACCATGGCGTCCTGCGAGACGCAGTAGAAGGACAGAGCGCCCGCGGACCAGTCCAGGTGCACGCCGACCCTTCGTGCGAAGGGTCGTGGCGCCGCAGCCCTGAATCTCCGGTTAGCGTGGCAAGGCGTGTAGCTTCCCTCCGAGCACTCCAGACTCCAGGAGCGCTCGTTGTGTCCCAGCAGGCAGCGTGCCGCGTCTCCGTCTCTGTAGATGTCGTTGTAGGCGATGCCGATGTCGGCGCCGCCGCTCCACTCCGCCTCCCAGTACGCCGAGTCCAGCAGCCCCTCCCGGCACAGGACCTGTGGGCAGCGCTGGAAGCGGTCCGGGTGCTCCGGCGGCCACAGCTCCGTCCACGCTCGAGTCACCGTCCGGTTGCTGTCGCTCAGACGCAGCTCTGAGTTGGCAGTGTTGGGGTCGAAGGTCAGATAACAGGCAACTGGGGGACAAAGTGGAAACATTAGTCATTAAAAAGCGACCAAAATACTCAAAGAAATGCTCCGTAAGACTAGcttagaaatctagaccaccctatagcggcagcaaatgtaatttgcagccagggtccaTCTAGCAACTCtatgttggcttgcgagctggaaaaaccaaactctggtcaggccaatcacatcatgtatagagtaggtgggcggggcttatgggcTGCTGCTTCTGGCGAACTTTTACTTCAGttatttgtattcacaaatacGTGGTcgatagcctagaaatctacgTCTAGCAattctccgttggcttgcaagctggaaaaaccaaattctagtcatgccaatcacatcgtgtatagagtcggtgggcggggcttaacataacgacggcagagttgcgacggttccgcgtgaattccctactacttgaaaacaaagaagatggctgctgctgctggtgaacagcggtctttggattcggctttggccgtgactctggaagacttggagttcagcttttctttgagaaaagaacaaagaacggctctgaagtcattcttaaacaaggaagatgtgttcagagtttaaagtttaatctatcagctagcgttgttctgattggttgtagagctatcctatcgcgtgcagagggaatttgaaagacaaccgttgatcccacccctcagattgagcccagccaatggggagttcaAGCTACTGTAATGCaccaaaagcaccaaaaacttcaaaaacccTGCTGAAATCGCTGGGGAAAAAAGTGTCAACCGcgttaaaaaaaggtttaaaaaatgcGTCAAAAAAGAAACTCATTTAACTGGCAGAGtcggggtcaaaggtcagataaAGTACGGAAACACGAGTCCATTCAGAAATTCATCAAATCATTTTGATGATTTGAAAGAAAACCAATTTCTGccaaaagcagcaaaaaacgttgaaaaaaacgctgaaaacgCCAAAAGAAGTTTCAAAATGGTCGAAAGAACATTCTATGACttaaaaaaacgctgaaaaaaattgaaaaaattgttgaaaaaagcttcaaaaatgacaataaattaTCTGAAAGCGCCAAAAAGAAACTCAGaatcctcctgttgtcctcgggtcacatttgacccattttcaaaaagtttctatatcagaaaatttg contains:
- the LOC118494574 gene encoding adenomatous polyposis coli protein 2-like encodes the protein MAAVASYDQLAHQVEALRKENSHLRRELEDNSQHLSKLETETSGMKEVLKQLQSKLEQEAGTLASSGRSDVLHQLKELHMDLTNYYELKHQPHNLRLLADSLGGAEPPSRAPSRLSTASGAEAAAAMMPHHFLDGAPPKTAVISGADGRMSDHHQEELYKERNLLLGEIDREERERCWYFSQLEALSQRLAQLPRIDTFSLQMDLIRQQLEFEAQQVRSVMEERFGTSDEMVQRTQVRARRLIGSEDAGESEAADWFRGRRRERGG